Within Lolium rigidum isolate FL_2022 chromosome 5, APGP_CSIRO_Lrig_0.1, whole genome shotgun sequence, the genomic segment CGGGCACGGCCACGATCGACTGCTCCTCGGAGACGGCGCGGGGCGAGGGCTCCCCGCCGAGCGGCAGGTCGGAGAGCAGCGCGACCATGCGGCGGGCACTGAGGGACCTCGACGGGCGGAACTTGCCGAGGGTCTTGGTGGTGGAGAAGACGGAGGAGGACTGGGCGAGGATGAGGTACACCAGCGCCTGCACCAGGACGAACAGCCCGACCTTGAGCCAGTGGCGAAGCTAGAGTGTTTTCTCATTGGGTTCAGTTAACTTTGTTACTGTGCAATCTTTCACTAACTTTAATGATAAAGACTATAATAATGAACAATTTAGAATTTTCGTTGGGTTCATGTGAACCCAATTGTTGTACTACAGCTCCGCCACTGCCTTGAGCAGCGCCCCGTGCTGGCTCGCCACCAGTTCGAACTCCATTGCCATGAGCTCCCGAGCTTTGGTTACACGATACTAGCTACAAGGGAATCGGTCTAGCGAAAACTTCAGTGAGGTCGATGGTAGGGTACGTTGCTTGTTGGTTGTTGTGTTCGTGAGGTCGGGAGGCGTGGTCTGAGCGCTTATATAACGGCGAGACGCCGGTTTGACCGCTGCCGGGGAAAGGGTGCAGCGCAAAGATGCTTCGTCGTCCTTGGTCGCTTTGGGTGGTTCGGCGAAAGGCAACGCCACTCCCACAGGGTTGGATGGAAGCCGTTGCACCTGCTCGGCGCTCACCGCTCACGTGTGCAGAGATGTAATATTGCTTGAGTTACTATCGGAGAACCTGCGAAAACCACGGGATGTTTCGTGCATTGTCGTGTTGCTGCCGGTCCAACCCGGCCAACTGTTAGAATCGGTCATGTCTCTCGAATTACAGTTGATCATCATAGTTTATTAGTTTTCATTTTATAAGATGAGAGCTCGTGCTTGAGGGCATGTGTTAGGCACGACTAAGTGATTACTGACCAGATTTTGCGATGCGCGGGTATTTTTATTCTTCTTTAAGCAAGTCCAACGGGAGGAGTCCCGTGAAAAACAATCAAGGTTGACCGAGAGGTCAATACAAACTAGCATATCATGTCAGAGTCGATTTCAGAGCTCCTCCGGTGTATACTAATTACTAACGCGGCGATGAGAGATCTAGTATCGAACTGATGCTTTAAGAATCGTGTGCCACGGGTGTTTTTTCAAGTTCTAATCAATTTCTGTAAATTGCAGCGAATAAACCGCAAATAAACTAACTAAAACCTACTCGTAGAGTGTTTTAATCAAGTTTTGAATTATGGGCAGAGCGTCCGTGGGGGATTAAATCCCCGATCCCCGGGTAGCCAGCCGTCGGATGCGGATGTTAGAGACCATCAGATCAAGTCAACGTCCCGCACGCGCACGGAGAGCAAAACTGAAAAGCTTATTCATCGAACGGAAAATTTCCCCTCGCCCCCCCCCGCGCACGACCTTGCAGTACCGTCGGCTCGCATGCAGCATCTCCGTCCTAGACATGTAGCTTCGCCGCCGTCCTAGCCCCGCCGACGACCTCGCCGGCCTCCTTGCAGCAAGCCACACCGCCAGGATTGTAGCAACATCGACCGCTATTTGCAGCaaccagggacggagccaggaaagTGACACAAGGGGGGCTaactacatgcaaaaaaaattggACACAAGGGGGGCTAACTACATGCAATTTTTTTTGGAGGGGGCCATATAGCTAAATTTAGGTGAAATTACAGATAAAATCAGCATATTAGTAAGGGGGTTTTCACAAAAATTTCCACCAtgaggggggccatggccccagcCAGCCCCTGCTGGCTCCGTCCCTAGCAGCAACCACTGTCGCTGACGGCCTCGCCGGCCTCCTTGCAGCACGCCGACGCCTAGATTGTAGCAACGGCCGCTGCCGTTTgcagcaaccgccgccgccgacggcctCGCCGGCTTCCTAGTAGCACGCCGATGCCCGGATTGTAGCAACGATTGCCGTCGTTTGTAGCAACGCCCGTCACTGTTTGCAGCAACCACCGTCGCCACGGCCTCGCCGGTCTCCTTGCAGCACTGTGGTGCCCGGTTTGTCGCAACGGTCGCCGCCGTTTGCAACAACCATGTAAAACGAGAACATCTTATTTcttgaaacagaggtagtagtTTTGTTGGTTTTACATAATGTATTTGATTGTGTACAGAGAAATATGATATATCAGATTGTGTCTCAAGGGCTGCATTATTGATCACCGCGAGTTGTTTAAGTTTAGGTGACCAGTTCGTTAGAAAAATATGATTTAGTTATGAAAAAAGCAATCATTTGTAATTAGTTTAGGACATTTAAATTTAGTTCACGTGCAACACGTGAAGGGAAGTTGATACCAAATGTTTGTGGAACATATATTGAATTTAGTTAGAAGAGATGCAATTTATCAGAGAATTAGTTAGATTGAAGCACTGGTGCATGACTATCTCTGATTAGAGTATTTATGGAAAACAAATCTTTACCGAGCAAGAGTTTATTATCTAATCCTGCCAGGAAGAAAGATGCACAAATAGATTTTGGTATTGAATTAGTATTGGATTGTTTATGATTGGATTAGTTATGGAAAACAAATCTTTGTAGAGAAAGAATTTATTATCTGGCCTGCCAGGAAGAAAGAGACACAAATGAATTTTGGTGTTTATTTTGTACTCTGTTATCCCTAATTAGAGTAATTGTAGAAAACAAATATTTGTGGAGCAAGCAGATTATTATCTATCCGTGCAACGGGAGCTGTTCTGTCTCCACTACTAAGAAAATAACTATACATAGATGTGTCACCCGTGGCGCATAAAAAAGGTGGTTCCCCACAACTATAGCCGTGACGCACCTCTAATACTAGCATGCCATACATATTCCCTAGCCTGGCTAACAGGTCCGCCCACCCGTGGCGGACTAGTATGCGTTGTGCCACGGCTGAGTAagaaatttgaaatttaaaaattgGGACACCATTCCCATGGCGCATGGGAGCTGCTGCGCCACGCCTATATTTTTCATTGTTtggttcctctctctctctctctcacacacgcacgcgcgcgcacacacactctctcacacgatcgccttttcagttttgattaaaataaaatgatagaagttttaaaatttaaaatcctttgagatgtccatgtgttatgtcatctagttgtgaggaaaaataagaaacatgaattttgataaaTTTTGCAAGATGAcgccatgtttcggtaaaactacTCCGGATCGAAAAAGTATTTCATATGAAAAAGGTATCTAGATAAAAGGTTACTTCCAATTTCAATGGACATTTACCGATTTATTAGATTCCTCGAAATCAAAAATTAAATTGAAGTTATCTAAGGTTTTAAATTTAATggaaaaaatcaattttttttagCCATGGCGCACCGAGAGTAGTGGTGCGCCAGTGTAAGGATCAAAATAACCTCCATCCACCATAGGGCCTAGCTAGAGCTgttgcaggctaccaaacacgcctCTAGGGACTCAGGTTCAACACGCATgcacgtgcacacataccaaacaTGTATGGGTTGCGGCACTAGAAAGCTTCACCCATTAGTCCATTCAGCTAGATCAGTAGGAAGCGCATAGAGGCAGTCGGGGTATAGAGAAGGAGCACACGGGTTGACATGATACATGAGTGGATTTTAAAAGTGAATGTTGCCCAATTAGGAAACATCCAACTTCTAAATAGACTCTTTTTCTTATCATCTTTTGACCTTAGCTAATTTCTCCTAGCTATTAAGATTATGTTCTCttatttgttgtaattcaacCCGGTTTATAATTAGATATTTTAGACATACCACGGCTGAATTAAAAAATATCTTAATCCAAATAAACTTGGAATTCATATGTATAGAAACCTTTCTTAATTTTATATTTTGCTATTCTGACGAgtagaatttatttattttttttcaaaaaaagcgGGGCAATCAACCTTGCTTTTCGTTGATTAAGAACGAGTAATAAATATGGCCTAGGACAAAAGAAAAGAACCACACCACACACGCTACAAGACATCACATGTGACACCACACACAAAGGAAATCCCAATGTTGGGATGGTCTCTTAGCCCAACCCAAAATCTAGGCACGACCTTCTTCCTTAATCTTTGCAATTACTATGGAAGGTAAGGATTGTTGTACACCCTGTCATTTCGCTCCTTACATATCTCCCAACAAACAAGAATGAATGCCAATTGAAGACCCTTGGAGGAGACACAAGGATAATGGGCAACCAAATGCCATATCTATCTGCTTTGTTAGAAGTTGCCATCATAAGTGAAGGTTTCTTAGCAACTGTGTGATTCCTACCTAGATTAATTCTTTTCGAGAAACAACATGTGAATAGAAGATGCAATCTTGTTTCAGGAGCTACCTTGCAAATTTGGCATTGCGTGTTGTGAGTCCATCCCGCAGTGGCAATGCGGTTCATCGTCCATAGCCTATTTTGAAGCGTAAGCCAAGCAAAGATTCTGCATTTTGGCAGGGCCCAATAGTTCCATACAAGAGAGCTAGGGGTCCAAGGGATGGGTCTGTTGAACAACACTAGGTAGGCTAACAACGTAGAATACTTCTCATAAGATTGGAACTTCAAGTTATGGTATCAATGACCCCTTCATGTAGATTGACTCCTTGCAATATGTGCCAAAGAGTGGCGAATTCAGCATGGTGGAATTCCATGAAAAAGTTCAAGAATTAAGTTTATTGTTATTCATGATAAAAACATGAACAAGAAATGAAGTCGATGAAGTAAAGGGCATGCTCAATGTTGTTGCCCTGGGATGCGGCCACCGACAGAGTGGGTGGAGGAAGGATGCTTTGTTTCACACACTGCTTCCTCTTCCCACTGTCCATCACCTTTGTCACTCCCACCTTCGTTGCTCCCACCATCGACCGAGCTCGTGGAGCGTGCGTCGTCCTGGCCTTGGCAGGCCCAACAACAACTGGGGCTGCACCTAGGGCGACAATGTGGGTGCCCGCATGCTTACCTTCTTTGAATGGCCGGCACAACCGTGGTGGTGCCAGTGGTGGGGACGGGGGCACCAGTGCAAAGTGGTGGGGCAGTTGGGGTGGCAGTTAAGGTTGCACGACTGGATCGGCGGCCGACGAAAGCTCTGAGGGGTCCATTGGGGCGATTACGGTAGGCGGTGGTGGCGGAGAGGTAGCGGAGAGGGAGATCGGTGACAGCGACAGCGCGAAAGCAGGAAAGGAGCTGGCTGAAACATATGTCCCGCCAAATCGAGATGGGGGTGCGGGTTGCGCTCGGTTTCGCCGCGCAAACCGTGTATATACCATCCGGGGGCAGAAATCTTCGGACCCCTTCACTTTTTTTATGGGGCACACATTTTACGGGCTCTGGTCGATGTTAAAAACCGAACAAAAACCGAAAATTGATGGTTATTTTATAGTTTCAGGCGTTTTACGggatctgctagagttgctctaacgCGGAGATGCCAAAGAAGTGGAAACACTAGCCACCACTATCCAGAGTCGTGTGAATAGATCTAGCAATCCGCCGCTCAGGATTTCGCCCTGAACGTATGAATATTGTAGAGGCATTGCACGGTTGATAATCGACGAACAAGGGATTTGCAGTTTGTTTGAGAGATTAGACGAGCCAGACTTCACTACCCGACGCGCTACATCAAGTTTCTCATATGCATGTCTAGTGGTAAACCCATGACCTAATCTCTAAGCATATATCATAGTGATAGGTGGTAGGATTTTATTTTATGAAAGTGTTTTATACCGTGTGACCCAACATATTGGCCATGGTGTGCTTTGTCAAGGTCACAACGTATTTTCTTGTCTGGTCAGCAAGTGGAGGCGGTGTCATAAGATTTTTGTTTGATGATGCTAGTCGTGTACTTGGCCTCGAGCTCTGGGGTGAAGATCCTACGTCTAGCCTTAGTTGAGTGTATTGGCAACGGTGGTGTTTCGCGTTCTGAACTTCTTGAAGAAATTGTTTGGAGTTTGCTTGTACCTGATCTTCGGGGTAAAAAACCACATCAAGAACATCGTTCCCTTTTGTGTATCTTTActattactagttgaatgcccgtgcgttgctacggcgctcgatctcaaaaaaaaaaaaatcgtgacCACATATGTAAACAAAATCACTTGAAAATTCTGGTGTTGTGGAGGATGTATAAATGAAGACAACTTTCTAATCAACATTTTAACAACAACATGATCCAACCATTTAGGTTACCGAAACTACCAAGGCTTGTTCTTGTctcttgatcttcttcatcaCTGGAATTTAGAAGTTACATACTTCTATTTGACATAGCATTTTCTATGTTTCTCCTTCATTCTTAAGTGAGGTAACTAAGAGAAAATGTATACTTTTTGAATCTCCATGAATTTCTATGTTTTTTTATTATTCTTTTGATTTCTTGTAGAGATTTTTGGTATATGAGATAATCAGAACTTTGATATCTGTTTTTATGAATAATTTCTCAATATATTCTCTGACTTATTCGCTTGTTCTTGTCTTATTCCTATTTTATGTTACTTAAGCATAGATGCCATGCAGGTTAAAACCACATCAACAAACCAAAAGCTACCAAAAAAGAATTATATGAAGACAGAAATTACATGTTGTTTACTTTGCAATCATGAATATCGAGCCTGCTTCACATGTCATTCCTACACACAGCTAAGAAAATTGGGTGAAGTAAAAATAGCAAGACCTTTGAATAATGTGATTTAAGGATACAAATAATGTGATTCAAGGAAGCTTGTGATAACACACTGCAAAGAAGAATAAATAAAATCACCTTTTAATATCTGAAAACATCTCAATGGTAACTTCGAGCGATTCGTAATGACATGCCCCTAAGGCCCTAACCAGTAATGAGAGATAGCTAGCACCCAGTAAAAAATTATTCATATGATTCAGTAAATAGGATATTTAAACTGTTGGCCCGAAACAAAAAAATTAGGTTGTAATTTATAAATTGATAATGTATGAAATTTCCACCGAGGGTCCAGCAAGTATAACTGAGTACCACTATCCTACAAAGGCAAGTGTAGTATAAGATAGTCAGACATATAAATAGACATATTTGTAAAAAGGTATCAATCTCAAATGTCAACATGCGAGATAGTTCACTTACGAGCATACTTTATTAGTTTTTAAATCCTCCCCGACTGTTTTCTTTTAAGAAAAGAAATGTTTCATCACAAATTTCTTGTGAGGCAAGAACATGCTTTGGTCCAAAAGTTTCAGGGTGCAAATTAAATAATCTAACATGGAACTCCACAAATCAATGGGACTCATGATAGGCTGCTACGGTGCAATATAAAGATGATAGAAGTAACTCTGTCTCTGCTTATCATTTGTATCCGGTTATCATTTGTAACTGTCTAACATTATGCAACGATGCTCACAGTTAACTTGTTGATAGCAGTGCATACTAAACCATCCCCAGGACTGGTGACCAAACATACAGATCAGTATTAAACTGGAAGTTACCCGGAAGTTTCTTTACAGAAGAAACACTATTCATGgtcaaaacatgaaaaataagatGCGTCTAAATCTTTCAACAGGAAAACCCTCAATACAATATTGTGGAGCCTCCGATGTAGCTTGTATGCGGCTCCTTGGATGAAACCATCCTATTTGATGTAAAACTTGAAGGCTCATCCTTCCAAGGTATCACCAAATGCAATTATATTAAAAAATTCTCCAATATTTAGATATCAGAACATACAGATTCTTCAGCGACAAAAGAGAGTTACACACGGTATCTGATGCTTGTAGCCTATTACAGGTTTAAGGAAACACCAACATAAGCCTGCCTGCCAAGAAAGGgataaaagaaacataagaacatGTTGACTGTGGATACAAAAATATATCTATTAAGTAACAATGATGTAAAAGACAAAAATAAGTCCAACAAAAACCATCATGTTTCCCAGAAGCCATGAGTGGATATGCTAATGAGCTTTTCTATCCAAGGAACTGGATGGACATTAAGCTTTAGAGAATTTCATAGTACAGAAAATTAAAGCAAGTAAACATTTTGATTCTCTATCAGGTTCCTGGTTCAGATTTTTCTAATTGCATTGGTATGCAGATTTTTCACTAATAACCATGGAGAAGAGATATGCATATCTAGAACACTAATTATAGATCACAACACTATGTTATCCCACACCCAATTAGTATGCTGAAAGTTAACGGTTAGAATGACACAACAAGGCCCAATACAGCTTTCCAGACCACTTGGGTAATGTGAAATGGAAATAGAAACAATTTGATACTAAGACTTGACCGGATAAAGTTGTTAAGAGAAGCACTATTCCAATTATCAATTTATCATAGGGTAAATAACTAAATACAATGTTAACTGTTCGGCCCTTCAAATGTTATGGACATCAAGGATACATCAGTAAATTATGTACCTCGTCTTCTTCGCTACACATTCAGCATTATGTTGTTTCTGATGGGTACTTCATATGTATCACCGAGCGGAGCAGCGACCTAGAACTCATCCATGTAGGCGATTAGTTTGGCAGCAGTGGAGGGGACCATGATCTCAGGGAGAAGGTGCTTCCGGTAGCCCTCGTCTGTCCATCCCATCCATATAGTACGATTGGCTAAAGCGAGTGAGTGAGAGTGTTCGGGTAGATGTCTTCCCCTTCACTCCCAGCTGCTTCAGGTGCCCCTGCCGAGAGTCCTTCAACAAACATATGCGCATCTATCTGACCCCTCTCCCTGCCCATGTCCCGATTTCGGAGGGCCATTGAGACGATTACGGTTCTCTTAGTAGGGGCAGGCCGGATAGCTAAGACCACCAGCGGCACCTCGGGCATGGGAGCACCAACTCATCCTTGGTTCCTCCATGACGCCATTACGGCACCGCGGTGAGCTCTTTCCAGAATCAGGTTGGTCCAAATATGAGACTGGAAAACATGGATAAACCCAAGAAACTATGCATGGTATTATTATCTACAGATATCTTTGAAGCAGTTTCTTAGTAATAGAGGGTACGTTCAGATGATGATATGTCTCTGAGCCCATCTGCATTCCTTCTTCAACGTTTTTTTGCACCAACTTCAGCTCTCCTACTCCGCTTCCACTTTGTGGGATAAATGTTGGCCTGAAAACTAAAAATTGTAAAAATTCAGAGGATGATATCTGATTCATCCCACTGTGATGACCAATCAAGAGTGACAAGCCATTAATAGAATTGTGGAGATAACAAGCTTCATGGTTTAGTAAGTGATTGTCCGACTAAATTATGCAACGCCACATTTCTTAAACTTTTAGTCTGTTAATAATACAGAGGAGATTTCACTTCCTAACATATTTATAGTACCCACGAGGCTGTCATATCTCATGAGCTCAAAGAATGTCTGCTCCAATAAAAAAACGCAGCTGACTTCACAATGTTCTCATACGGAAGGTCAGTGTGTTCAAGGTAAGTACTGTGCTGTCCCAACTTCGGTTAAGCACCCCCTTTCTGAAAAGGATTCAGTGATGGTGAATGCAGTGGTATATTTTGAATCTTTTCGTTCTGACATATGACAAAGGAGAACAGGCTGACTGATAAAATCTTAACTCATTGTTTGATGCAACTAACCCTTCAATCCTCAAGATTCATCACCAAGAAAAGAGCCAATTTTAAGATGACCAATATCCTGCTACTCCAGCAAACACAATCAGATCACAagttatttttttccatgaaggcAACGAGATGTGATCCCAGCACAAAGACCCTGCACTAACCGTGCTCCCCAATCAACGGAACAACAAGATAACCACCAGGCTTGACGCTCACCTCAagaactgtaacatcccaaaaattcaaaacaaaacaaatgaatttccctagttccaaattttggaaccaacaaaaacttttattaaattaagtttggtacATGTGAGCATGCgtatatgttgtgatattgccatgattgtttatttattgcattgaacctaattccaaaaccctaaaccctaatcttctcaaaactaaatagtatcaaataagaaggaactaaaataaaataaaaaggcataggtgggcatatagccctattaTGCAAATATTAACTAATACCATTCTTACCtttctaaatagtggtgaaccattgagatactcaactaaaccctaaacctcacccctcttctcaccatccattataaacaaaataaaaaggaattagattaaataagaaaaaggcatatgtgcctatggctatttttataaatcttaacCCTAGACCCTCCTACCTTGTTTACAAGTTTGGGAAAACATTCATACactctacctagcacttatcaaaccaaatccaaagtgaaaccaaagaaattaaaaagaaaactaaaaatgccatagaggcatatgagagaaaaatagcaaatatgtgaatttaagaaccTTGACACTAATACTTGTTGTGAATGATGGGAGCACTTCTATATACCatctcaacactcaacaacaccatttgggtctagccaagtcaaattaaaatttaaatgcaacatatgcatagagtgccacatatagtttcttgCATTGAGTGAttccttttgtgcaattgccatgatgagtgttagcatgCTTAACCATTGCTATGTGAACCATAAtcaagatcacaaaaccctaacttaaggagaaataaagaaaatgggaaaaacccattcATCACTCACATATACTTTATGTAGAAATGCAAATTcttcaccaaggccataattacttgtttccttgcttctaaaatacttcaatgtgataaactaacacaattgcatctttggatcaagaatcaaatcaaagaaaatcaagatttcatcttacatatgataatggtcatttgggccaaaattattttcttcaccactttacccccctgtatttcccaattcctaaactaaactttgtcaaccaaagccatgtcatccaagaccatgtcaaggtgagtacttttcatgttgaccaccatagctagagttgactaggttgaccagaattaaattgccaaaacaggatctgagaagaaaaacaagatcacctcaaatttgaaactcgcaattcttttccaaattgagtgccaccaccaccaaaacctcacattaattatatcattaagattcaccaaaaagaatttcaaaatttgaaaattttcttcatacggccattgtgtcgaacaggtgGCAGGCATGAATTCAGTTTTGTGTTACACTCCTTTGTCCAACAGATTCTTCACTAAACCACTTCAATCCGGTGATCATTTGCTAGTTCTAGCATCCCTGCATCATCCCTGTACTAgccctggtcgattaaagtgagaggagggaGAGAAAAACTCTAAAACAACtcatgccgtggccatgccggccactttGTGCACCTCTCTCCCTGGCCACTCCCTTGTCGATTCTCCATGTCTTTGAGCATCTCTGCAGCACAAGGACTCCCCCTGTACCGCTCACTCGATCGCCCGTGCACTACATTGCCCAGAACGGCCGTGTCCAGAACCATACCAGCACGCGCCcatgcacgcggtgagcgcgcac encodes:
- the LOC124651837 gene encoding uncharacterized protein LOC124651837, whose product is MAMEFELVASQHGALLKVGLFVLVQALVYLILAQSSSVFSTTKTLGKFRPSRSLSARRMVALLSDLPLGGEPSPRAVSEEQSIVAVPVLAHQKKD